The Geoalkalibacter subterraneus genome contains the following window.
AGGCCGATGAACCGGTGATTGTCTCCATCACCCGCGATGGCCAGATAGCGGTGGGACGTTCACGGGTGGAAGGGGTTGACAAGCTGGTTCCGGTGCTGCGCCAGATTCTTTCCGCCCGGGAAAAAGAGGAAGTCTTCCTCGAGGCCGACCGTGATGTGGCCTACGGCGTGGTGGTGCAGGTCATGGCGGCCATCAAGGGGGCCGGCGTGGCCAAACTCGGCATGGTGGCCCAGCCGCAGGAAAAGGAAAGCGGTCGGCGTGATCGCTGATTTTCTTCGACTATGAACTTGAATCTGTCCGGACCGCGGGAGGCAAAGAAAAACGGGTCTGATCCGTCGCTGACACCGATGGTGGCCACCTCGCTGTTGCTCCATCTGCTGCTGATCCTGCTGTTTGCCGGGTTTCTCATCCCTCGTTCCACCCCCGACCAGCGCCCTGTTTACTACGTTGATCTTTCCCAGCTGCCGGTCGCTAACCCCCAGGCGGGACGTCCGGAAGCCGCGGTAAAGAAATCTCCTCCTGTAAGTGAACCTCCCCGGGCGGCACCGGCTCCCAAGCCGGAGCCCAAGCCGGAACCCAAGCCGGAACCCAAGCCGGAACCCAAGCCGGAGCCCAAACCGGAGCCCAAACCGGAGCCCAAACCGGAACCTAAGCCGGAGCCTAAGCCGGAGCCTAAGCCGGAGCCTAAGCCGGAGCCTAAGCCGGAGCCTAAGCCGGAGCCTAAGCCGGAGCCTAAGCCGGAGCCTAAGCCGGAGCCTAAGCCGGAAAAGGGCTACGATGACACCCTGAGTGCCATCGAGAAACTGCGGCAGAAGCGCGAGATTGATGCACTCAAGGAAAAAATTGCCGCTCTTGCCGCAGGAAACGAAGGACCTGCCTCGCCAGTCTCAGATGCCCCGGTGGGAATGCCCGACGGGCAAGGCGACGAGGCCGGAGCCTCCTATCAGGCCTGGCTGCAGACGTTTTTCAAGGCGCAATGGAACCTGTCGCGCTACCAGGTCAGCCGTCGCGACCTCGAAGCGCGTGTCAGGGTGACCTACAGCGCCGACGGACGCCTGATCACCTACCAGTTTCTGGATGAATCCGGTGACCGGGTATTTGACGATTCGGTGCGCTCGGCTATTCTACGGGAGAGGAATCTACCTTTCGAACTGGAGCGCCGCAGTGATTTTACGATCGTTTTCAACCTCAAGGATCTTCTGGAGTAGAACCTTATGTTTCGTTTTATCCTGACCTTTTTTCTGCTGCTGGCCTTTGCCGCTGGAGCCGGAGCGGAGATTGAAATCCGCGCACCGGGACAGCAGACCATTCCGTTGGCGTTGACGAGCTTTATTCCCCAGGGTGCCGATGCTCCTGCAGGGGTGGCCGAAGAGATCAACGCGGTGCTGCAGGCCGACCTGGAACTCTCAGGTCTGTTCAACTTCATCGATCCCGCCTCATTCCTCTCCGATGCACGGAATGAAGGGCTAAGCAGCACCCAGGTCGACTTTTCACAGTGGCGCATGCTCGGCGCCGAATCCCTGGTCAAGGGGGTTTATCGCCTCGAAGGGGAGCAGTTGATTGTCGAAGCACGCCTGTTCGACGTCACCCGCCGGCGCATGCTCGACGGCCGGCGTTATGTCGGCAAGCCTGCCGATGCGCGGCGCATGGCGCATGCCTTCGCCGATCAGATCCTGCGCCGTCTGACCGGCGAACCGGGACCGTTCAACAGCAAGATCGCCTATATTTCCAATGCCACCGGTCACAAGGAACTCTATTTGATGGATGTGGATGGGCATGGGCCGGTTCGCATTACCAATCACCGCTCCATCGTACTCAACCCGGACTTTTCACCGGTGGGCAAAGAGTTGATTTTCACGTCCTACAAACAAAACAGTCCCGATCTCTACCGCAAGGAGATCTACTCCGGGCGCGAAGCGCGCCTGTCCGCCCGTGAGGGGCTCAATATCAGCGGACGCTATGCGCCTGACGGGCGAGAGATCGCTCTGACCCTGAGCTACCAGGGCAACCCGGAAATTTATCTAATAGGAACTGACGGCTCACTGCGCAAGCGGCTGACCGACGACTGGAACATCGATGTCGATGTCAGTTGGAGTCCAGGCGGCGATCGGCTGGCCTTCGTCTCCGACCGGCAGGGGGGCCCGCATGTCTTTGTCATGGATATCAACGGCAAAAACCTGCGGCGACTCACTCCCGCCCGCACCTACAACGCCACGCCGGACTGGAGTCCGCAGGGTGATCGCATTGTCTTCAGCCGTTTGAAGGATGGGCGCTTCGATCTTTACACGGTGCGTCCCGACGGCAGCGGCGAACGCCGCCTGACCTTCGGCAAGGGCAGCAAGGAGCACCCGCGGTGGAGCCCCGATGGACGCTTCATTGTCTATTCGTCAGACGAAACGGGGGAAAAGGCGATTTTCGTCATGCGAGCCGACGGGACCGGCGCCCGCCGCATCTCCCCTCCCGGGGGGGCGGCCAGCCATCCGGCCTGGTCCGAGAACTGGTAGCGGTCCAACCGCGCTGGTTGTTGTTGTTTTTTACGCTGTGTTCGCTATAATGGGCGGGTTTTTACCGGTTCGACTTGATGACCGATATATATGAGAGCTGGAATCTTTTAAGGAGTAGATCCAATGAAAATCAAACAGCGGATGAGACTGACAGTATTGCTGGTTATGGCAGCATTTCTTGGTTTTGCCGGATGCGCCAAAAAACCGGCGACTGAGGATTACGACGACTACAGTCAGCCTGTGGAGGAAACACGCCTCAGCGAGGAGGATCTTGCGGGATATCAGGATGGCGACATCAGCGAAAGTGCTGTGGCGGAAGATATGCGCGAGGATGAGCGCTTTCGGGACGGATATGGCGAGGATGCCTTTGAAGCGCTGCAGCGCATTTTCTTTGAATTCGACCAGTACACCCTGTCCACCGAGGCACGCCGGACCCTGGCCCGCAATGCCGATTACCTGAAAGAGAATCCTCAGATCAAGGTCCTTATTGAAGGCCACTGCGATGAGCGCGGTTCCGATGAATACAACCTGGCCCTGGGTGAAAAGCGGGCCCAGGCGGTTAAAAACTACCTGGTGTCGCTGGGGGTGGAACCGGGGCGGCTGTCCGTGATCTCCTACGGCGAAGAATTGCCGCTGGATCCAGGAACGGGTGAAGAGGCCTGGTCGCGCAATCGGCGAGCCGAATTCAAGCCGGTCGAATAGTTTCTTCCAAAGATGATCAACCAGGGGCCGCGCATCGCGCGGCCCTTTTGCCTGAAGGGGAGGTCAATCGTGATGCGAAAGACCGTAATTTTTTCGATACTGCTCACATTCGTGGTGGGATCCCTGCTGCTAGGCGGATGCATCCCATCGCAGACCCAGTTGCGCATGGAGCAGGATCAGCAGGAGATGAAACGCCGCCTGGCGGAGATCGAACGCCGCGTTCTCGGGCGTTCCGAGGAGCGGGCCCAGGAAACCGGTGCACGACTTGAGACTCTCTCCCGGCGTTTGGCTGAACAGCAGGCCGCACTCGATACTCTGCGTGTCGACCTGCAGACCATCAATGGTCGCCTGGAAGATATGTCACGGGAAAATAATGCCTTGCGGGACAATATGGATTTGATTCGGGATGACCTCGATCTGCGCCTCAGTGCTCTGGAAGATCGGTTAAGTGCTTCCGAGCAGGCAGGTTCTTCCGCATTGCGGGCGGCACAGCAGCCCATAGCCGAGGGTGGCGGCGTCAAACCGGCCGCTGAGTTATCCGGTGAGCCGAAAAGTGCCGCGCAGGATTCTTCTCCCAAGGCTCTATATGAGCAGGGGCGCGACGCAATCCTGCGCAATGGCGAATTTGCCCGTGGGCGTGAAACGCTTGGTAAATTCCTGCAGCAGTACCCTGATCACGAGCTGGCGGTCAATGCCCTCTATTGGATCGGTGAGGCCTATTACGGCGAGAAGAAGTATGAGAACGCCATTCTCCAGTTTCAGGATGTCATCGAAAAATACAGTGACCATCCCAAATCCGCCGCTGCCATGCTGAAACAGGCCCTGGCGTTTGATGCCCTGGGTGATCGCGACAACGCCCTGGTCATTCTGCGTCGTGTCGGTGAGCGTTACCCGTTGTCCGAAGAGGCGCGCAAAGCAGAGGAATTTCTCGATAAATGGTCTTGATTCAGGGTTGAGCCACTTTTTTTTCTTGAGGAATGTGTTTTTATACAGTTCCGAAAGGCGGGAAAGCGGCTTTTCTTTTCTAGAAAAATCTATATATTTCTATTTATGAACCCAAGTTCGACCTGACGGGTAAAACATTAAAATTGCTTATGACGGAGTGTGCGGGATGAAAAAAGTATTTTTGGGGTTGATGCTGTTGCTGTTGATGGGGTGTTCCGAGGATTCGACAACGCAGGGAGGCGAGCAGGCCGCAACTGCTGCACCCGCGACGCTGGCCGTTCCGGGTGACGAGGACTACGCGCTGGTGTTTTTTCTCGATCCCAATGGCGGACCCTGCCGCATGCAGAATGATATTATCCAGCGCATGTCTGACGAATTGGAGGGCAAGGTCCATCTGCGCTATGTTTCCACCCGAGAACCGCAGGATATTAACTTCTTTTATGCCCACGGCGTGCGCGGTCTGCCCCAACTGATGCTGGCTGATGCCGAGGGACGCGAGATCAAGCGTTTGACGCCCGGGGTCAAGACCGCCGATGATATACGGCGCATGCTCTCCAGTGCCGGGGCGATCTGATTGTCATGACACCGCTCGATTTTTCACTGACGTCAATGGTCATGGTGCTGCTGGCCGGTCTCGCCAGCATCGCTTCTCCCTGCGTGCTGCCGGTGGTGCCCATCATTGTAACCGGCACCGAGCGGGACCACCGCCACCGCCCCCTGCTGATCGTGTTCGGTTTGAGCCTGAGCTTCATCGCCATGGGCGTTGTGACCTCCCTGTTCGGTGGGGCGGTGGCCGGAGTGATGCCGCTGCTGGAAAAGATCGCCGGGGTGGTGGTGATCCTTTTCGGTGTGCTGATGCTGTGCGACATCAATGTTTTCAAGCGATTCACTCTTTTTTCGCACATCCGCATCTCCAATGACGGGCGCTGGTCGGGGCTGGTTCTCGGCCTGACTCTTGGACTGGTGTGGATCCCCTGCGTCGGTCCCATGCTTTCGGGGGTACTGGCCATGGTGGCTTCCGATGGGCGTCTCGCTACCGGGGTGGTCCTGTTGGCGATCTACTCCCTGGGGTTTGCTATCCCCATGCTGCTGGCGGGTTATGCCACTCAAAGCATGCGCAGCCGCTTTCAGGCGGTGGCCCGTCATCAACTGGCTGTGCGGGTTTTCAGCGGCCTGCTGCTGGTGGGATTCGGCACCTACATTCTCACCGCCGGTATGCTCTCCATCGGTTTCAGCAGCTGAGGCGCGGCATCCGCAGAGGATTTTTCTCTTGACAGCCAAACAACCCCCGCTGTATTGAAACGAACAGATGAAGCCGCCCCTTCGGGGCATATGACGAAAACTGAACAGTCCACCGGTGCCCGCAAGGGCTTGATAGGGAAGAGGGGTGCAAATCCCCCGCGGACCCGCCGCTGTGAGCGAGGACGAAGGGCCGGATACCACTGATCGAACGGATCGGGAAGGCGGCCTGGAGGATGAATCGCGAGCCAGAAGACCTGCCGGTCGGACACCCCCACGACAAGCCTCCCCGGGAATGGGAGGGTGGACAAAGCGGCCCTTCGAAAACGCGAAGCCCGCGCACCTTGAACCGAGGTGCGCGGGCTTTTTTCGTTGCGTCTGACCTGTGTGCCCCCTTCCGTCTCCTGTCGCGGAGCACGGAGGAAAAACATGGCAAAATTGAAGACATGGGTGCTGGCTGCCGGAGTTGCAGCCCTTTGGGGATCGACAACCTACGGTTTGGCGGCGGATGCGCTTGAGCCGGTGGTGGTGACTGCGACGCGCACGGCAAAGCCTGCATCGCAGGCCTCTGCCTCGGTGGTGACCATTACTGCTGACGAGATCGCTAAACGGGGCGCGACCCGCCTCGAAGAGGTGCTGCGCGACGCCGTGGGTGTGCAGGTGGTGTCCAACGGGCCGGTCGGCGCCGTGGCGACCCCCTCGATTCGCGGAGCGACCGGCTCGCAGGTGCTGGTGCTGCTTGACGGGGTGCGGCTCAACTCCGCTCAGCTCGGTCAGTTCAATCTCAGCGATCTGCCGGTGCCCCTGTCCGAGATCGAGCGCATCGAGGTGTTGCGGGGCCCCGCCTCCGCCCTGTATGGAACCAATGCGCTGGGGGGCGTGATCCAGATTTTTACCCGCACCCCGCAGCAGCAGCCCCTGACCCAGCTCAGTTGGAGCGAGGGGCGCTTCAACACCCGCGACGTCGGGTTCTCCACCTCGGCCCGCCGCGGCCCGGGGCGCTATCGCCTCAGTGCCTCCCGTGAGCGCTCCGACGGTTACCGGGACAACTCGGATCTTGAGCAGACCATCATCGAAGGAATGCTGGGCTTTGATCTGCCCGGTGGTTTCGACCTGCAGGCCACGGCCAGCCATCTGGATAAGGAAAATGGTGTTCCCGGTTCGATCGAGTGGCCCAGCCCCGAAGCGCGCCAGACCGATCGCAACACGTTGGCATCGGTCACCCTGAGCGGACCGGTCGGGGCGGTGGATATGACTGTGCGGGGTCACTATGACCGGCGGCGCAATACCTACCGGGATCCCGGCGCTTTTACACCGGCGGATGACCGCCATCTGTTGAAAACCCTGGGGGTGGAAGCGCAGGGGGAATACGGATTCGAGCGTCACAGTTTTCTGTTCGGCGGTGATTTCTACAAGGATAAACTTGACTCCACCAGCAGCGGCGATCCCGAGGATGAGCGCTGGTCGCTGTTTGCCCAGTATGAATTGGAAGCCACCTCCTGGGCAACCCTGTTGACGGGGCTGCGCTACGATGTTCATTCTGATTTCAGCAATGAATGGAGCCCCCGTGCGGCGCTGCTGCTCACCCCCACGGACTCCACCATAGTGCGCTTTTCTGCCAGCCGTGCCTTTCGCGCCCCGACCCTCAACGACCGCTTCTGGCCGGATACGGGATGGACAAGGGGCAACCCCGACCTCGACCCGGAAACAGCCTGGGAATACGAAGCCGCCGTGGAGCAGCAGCTGGGTGAGCGAACCGAGGTAAGCCTGGCGGCATTTCGGCGTGAGGTGCGCGACCTGATCGAATGGACCGAGGACGGAATGGGTGTATGGCAGCCGGACAATGTCAGTCGCGCCCGCATCTGGGGGATCGAAACCGGCGGCCGCGTACAGCTTCATGAGCTGCTGGCCGCCGGCGCCAACTACACCTATCTGCACCCCAAGAATCGCGACACCGGCGACTATCTGGAAAACAAGATCCGCCACCAGACCCATCTTTTCATGGAGATCGGGCCGATCCTGCAGACGCACCTGCGGCTCGACGGACGTCACCTGCACTACTACTCTCAGCCAACCCGG
Protein-coding sequences here:
- the tolR gene encoding protein TolR, which produces MEVGRRDSGRRVLSQINVTPFVDVMLVLLIIFMVTAPMMETGVDVNLPEVSDAPTLEQADEPVIVSITRDGQIAVGRSRVEGVDKLVPVLRQILSAREKEEVFLEADRDVAYGVVVQVMAAIKGAGVAKLGMVAQPQEKESGRRDR
- the ybgF gene encoding tol-pal system protein YbgF, whose protein sequence is MRKTVIFSILLTFVVGSLLLGGCIPSQTQLRMEQDQQEMKRRLAEIERRVLGRSEERAQETGARLETLSRRLAEQQAALDTLRVDLQTINGRLEDMSRENNALRDNMDLIRDDLDLRLSALEDRLSASEQAGSSALRAAQQPIAEGGGVKPAAELSGEPKSAAQDSSPKALYEQGRDAILRNGEFARGRETLGKFLQQYPDHELAVNALYWIGEAYYGEKKYENAILQFQDVIEKYSDHPKSAAAMLKQALAFDALGDRDNALVILRRVGERYPLSEEARKAEEFLDKWS
- the pal gene encoding peptidoglycan-associated lipoprotein Pal, encoding MKIKQRMRLTVLLVMAAFLGFAGCAKKPATEDYDDYSQPVEETRLSEEDLAGYQDGDISESAVAEDMREDERFRDGYGEDAFEALQRIFFEFDQYTLSTEARRTLARNADYLKENPQIKVLIEGHCDERGSDEYNLALGEKRAQAVKNYLVSLGVEPGRLSVISYGEELPLDPGTGEEAWSRNRRAEFKPVE
- a CDS encoding cytochrome c biogenesis CcdA family protein is translated as MTPLDFSLTSMVMVLLAGLASIASPCVLPVVPIIVTGTERDHRHRPLLIVFGLSLSFIAMGVVTSLFGGAVAGVMPLLEKIAGVVVILFGVLMLCDINVFKRFTLFSHIRISNDGRWSGLVLGLTLGLVWIPCVGPMLSGVLAMVASDGRLATGVVLLAIYSLGFAIPMLLAGYATQSMRSRFQAVARHQLAVRVFSGLLLVGFGTYILTAGMLSIGFSS
- a CDS encoding thioredoxin family protein codes for the protein MKKVFLGLMLLLLMGCSEDSTTQGGEQAATAAPATLAVPGDEDYALVFFLDPNGGPCRMQNDIIQRMSDELEGKVHLRYVSTREPQDINFFYAHGVRGLPQLMLADAEGREIKRLTPGVKTADDIRRMLSSAGAI
- a CDS encoding TonB-dependent receptor plug domain-containing protein, with the protein product MAKLKTWVLAAGVAALWGSTTYGLAADALEPVVVTATRTAKPASQASASVVTITADEIAKRGATRLEEVLRDAVGVQVVSNGPVGAVATPSIRGATGSQVLVLLDGVRLNSAQLGQFNLSDLPVPLSEIERIEVLRGPASALYGTNALGGVIQIFTRTPQQQPLTQLSWSEGRFNTRDVGFSTSARRGPGRYRLSASRERSDGYRDNSDLEQTIIEGMLGFDLPGGFDLQATASHLDKENGVPGSIEWPSPEARQTDRNTLASVTLSGPVGAVDMTVRGHYDRRRNTYRDPGAFTPADDRHLLKTLGVEAQGEYGFERHSFLFGGDFYKDKLDSTSSGDPEDERWSLFAQYELEATSWATLLTGLRYDVHSDFSNEWSPRAALLLTPTDSTIVRFSASRAFRAPTLNDRFWPDTGWTRGNPDLDPETAWEYEAAVEQQLGERTEVSLAAFRREVRDLIEWTEDGMGVWQPDNVSRARIWGIETGGRVQLHELLAAGANYTYLHPKNRDTGDYLENKIRHQTHLFMEIGPILQTHLRLDGRHLHYYSQPTRRHNSHIVLDAALSRPFMLGDGWELEGKITAKNLLDKDYESTPGYPMPPREIFVELTAYF
- a CDS encoding TonB C-terminal domain-containing protein — protein: MNLNLSGPREAKKNGSDPSLTPMVATSLLLHLLLILLFAGFLIPRSTPDQRPVYYVDLSQLPVANPQAGRPEAAVKKSPPVSEPPRAAPAPKPEPKPEPKPEPKPEPKPEPKPEPKPEPKPEPKPEPKPEPKPEPKPEPKPEPKPEPKPEPKPEPKPEPKPEKGYDDTLSAIEKLRQKREIDALKEKIAALAAGNEGPASPVSDAPVGMPDGQGDEAGASYQAWLQTFFKAQWNLSRYQVSRRDLEARVRVTYSADGRLITYQFLDESGDRVFDDSVRSAILRERNLPFELERRSDFTIVFNLKDLLE
- the tolB gene encoding Tol-Pal system beta propeller repeat protein TolB: MFRFILTFFLLLAFAAGAGAEIEIRAPGQQTIPLALTSFIPQGADAPAGVAEEINAVLQADLELSGLFNFIDPASFLSDARNEGLSSTQVDFSQWRMLGAESLVKGVYRLEGEQLIVEARLFDVTRRRMLDGRRYVGKPADARRMAHAFADQILRRLTGEPGPFNSKIAYISNATGHKELYLMDVDGHGPVRITNHRSIVLNPDFSPVGKELIFTSYKQNSPDLYRKEIYSGREARLSAREGLNISGRYAPDGREIALTLSYQGNPEIYLIGTDGSLRKRLTDDWNIDVDVSWSPGGDRLAFVSDRQGGPHVFVMDINGKNLRRLTPARTYNATPDWSPQGDRIVFSRLKDGRFDLYTVRPDGSGERRLTFGKGSKEHPRWSPDGRFIVYSSDETGEKAIFVMRADGTGARRISPPGGAASHPAWSENW